CAGCGCGCCGGACCTCAGTGACTTCGGGGAGGGACGCATCCGGTTCACGGCGATGGGCGATCCGGCGGAGCGGGCGGGCGGAAAGCTCACCCTCAACGTCATCCGCGACGAACTCGCCCGCATCGTGCAGCAGCGCTCGGCCGACGACCCGAACCTGCACCACCTCGACGGCCGCGACCTCTACGGCCCCGCGGACACCGCCGAGCACCCCCTCCCCGACGATCTCCACCCGGACGCCGAGACCCATCGCCTCATGGGCGAACGCTTCGCGGCGAAGGCCTTCACTGAGGGCGGCGCCTTCGGCGGCTGAGTGGGGCATAACCCTTGCGACTTCGCGATATGACGGTTAGTCATATGACTAACCGTCATACGCCACTCGCTCTCTGGAGGGCACGTGAAGTTCTCCGTCATATTCGAGGCGCAGCTCGCCGATCCGACCGTCGAGCGCGAGCACCAGGTCATCCACGACAGCGTCGAACAGGCCGTGCTCGCCGAGGAGATGGGGTTCGACCGCGTCTGGGCGGTCGAGCACCACTCCCTCAAGTGGTACGCGCACATGAGCGCGCCGGAAATCTTCCTGACCTGGGTCGCCGCCCGCACGAGCACCATCCGGATCGGGCACGGCGTCGTCTGCATGCCGTTCAACTTCAACCACCCGGCGCGGGTCGCCGAGCGCGCGGCCATGCTGGACCTGCTCTCCGGAGGGCGGCTCGACCTCGGTGCGGGGCGCGGCGGCACGGAGCAGGAGACGTCGCTGTGCGGAGTCGACAAGGAACGTACGACCCAGGAGGTCGAGGAAGCGCTCCGGATCATCGGGAAGGCCTGGGAGAAGGAGGAGTTCGAGCACCACGGCGAGCTCCTCGACATCGGCCCGCACCCGATCCTCCCGCGGCCGAAGCAGACACCGCACCCACCGCTCTTCCTCGCGTGCAGCAGGACCGAGACCCTGACCCAGGCGGCCGAACTCGGCATCGGCGCCCTGGTGATGGGCTTCGCCGGGCCCGAGTCGATCGCCGGGATGCGGCAGGCGTACGACGCGGCCGTCGCGGACCGCACCGGGGACCGCTTCGTGTCGGGCGTCGTCAACGACCACTTCTCCGTGCTCTGCCCGACGATCGTGCTCGACGACCGGGAGACCGCGCGGCAGGTCGGCATCCGCGGCCAGCGGTTCTTCGCGCAGTCCATCGGCCACTGGTACGGCGGCGCGGGCCTGCCCGACGAAGCGGTCGTGGAGGGGACCGACGAGGCTGCGGAGATGCGCAGGGCAGCCGAACAGGTCGTCGCGCGCCTGCACGAGCAGGACATTCCGGTACGCCCCACCTCGACGGCCACCTTCAACGCCGACCACGCCTACGGCACCGCGGACGACGCCATCGCCTACGTGGAACGCCTGCGCGACGCGGGAGCCGACGAGATCATGTGCCTCATCCAGATGGGCACGGTCCCCCAGGCGGCCTGCCTGGAGACGCTGCGGCAGTGGGGCGAGAAGGTCATCCCGTACTTCCGCGCGCAGGAGGCGGGACCGAGCTGATGCGGCGGCCCGTCCTCGACCGCCTCGACCCCCGCGCCCGCCCCCTCGTCGATGCCCTCACGCGCGCCTTCCCCGACCTCGGCGGCGCCGTCACCGACGCCGCCGAGGCCCGCCGCATCCTCGCCGCCGCGCCCGCGTCGCGGAAGGTGCCGCCCGCCGTCGGGGCCGTCGTGGACCGGACCGTCCCCGGGCCGCCCGGCGCACCCGAGATCCCCGTGCGCCTCTACGTGCCGGACCAGGACCGGCACCCGGCGGAGCCCCGCCCCACCGTCGTCTTCTTCCACGGCGGCGGCTACACCCTCTGCGGCCTCGACTCCCACGACGCCACCGCGCGTGCGCTCGCCGCCCGCTCCGGGGCCGTCGTGGTCTCCGTCGCGTACCGGCTCGCGCCCGAGCACCGGTTCCCCGCGGCCGTCGACGACGCGTACGCGGCGCTCTGCTGGGCGGCGGAGGAGAGCCCCGCGCTCGGGGGCGACCCGGGCGCCATCGTCACCGCGGGGGACAGCAGCGGAGGCGGGCTCGCCGCCGCCGTGTCCCTGCGGGCCAGGGACGAGGGCGGTCCCGCCATCGCGTCGCAGGTGCTGCTCTACCCCCTGCTGGACGCGGCCCAGGACACCCGCTCGTACCGCGAGAACGCGCACGGCTACTTCCTGACCGCCGCGCATCTGCGCTGGTTCTGGCGGCAGTACCTGGGCGCCGACGGCCGGGGCGCACACCCGCACGCCTCACCGCTGCGCGCTCCCGACCTCCGAGGCCTGCCGCCCGCGTACGTCCTCACGGCAGGCTGCGATCCGCTGCGCGACGAGGGGCTGGCCTATGCGGCCCGCCTGCGCGCCGCCGGCAGGCGCGTCACCACCGCTCACTGTCCGCGCATGTTCCACGGCTTCCTGGGCTTCCCCGAACTGCTCCCCGACGCGGTGCGGGCGTTGGCCGGTGCGGCAGAAGCAATCGAGTCGACAGGAGGCGGCAGGAAAAACAGCGGCGGAAGTGGGGGTGGCGCAGGATAATTTCCTGAGGCCCCTCTTGTCCCGGAGAACCTCGCACGCATACGGTGTTCTGACGCGAGGTTCTCCCGTGGAGGATGGGACATGACGGAAATTCTTGTGCAGTCGGGTATCGAGGGTGCGGTTCCTTCCGCTGCTGGGCGGGTGGTGGACCACCCGGCGTGGCCGGTGCTCAAGGACGCCGTGGAGGACATCCGGCCCTGGCAGTCGGCGGACGGCTCCATCGACTTCGAGGCGGACGGCGCCCCGGCCAAGGGCATCGCCGAACTCGCCGTGGACCGCGTGATATCGGCGGTCGAGGAGATCTCCCCGCTCCTTCCGCACGACGCCGCGTACCACCGCGCGCTCGTCGCGGACCTGCGCCGCTGGGCCGAGACGGGTTTCCAGGTGCCCGACTTCCTCGACTCGCTGCTCGCCTTCCAGCCCGCCGCGCACCGCGAGGACGGCCTGCAGCACCTGGTCGTCTTCCCGATGTACACGCAGAACGGCAACCCCGACCGCAACCTCGAAGCGGTCGTGCTGCGCATGGTCTGGCCCGACTGGCTGGCCGATCTCGAGCGCACGCGGTACGACAACCCGCTGTTCTGCGGCATCACCTTCGAGGACTTCACCGCCGGGTACGACACGAACTCGGCCGTCCTCTTCCCCGAGACCATCGCCGTGCGCGAGGCCCCCGAGCGCTTCTCCTGGGGCGGCATCTTCTGTGACCGCGAGGCCGCCCGCTTCCGCCGCGTCACCGAGGCCGCCGTGGACCTCCTCGGGCTCGAACTGCCCGACGACATACGCGAGATGGTCGGCGACCAGGACCGCTGCCAGCAGGCGTTCGTCCTGTGGGACATGGTCCACGACCGCACCCACAGCCACGGCGACCTGCCGTTCGACCCCTTCATGATCAAGCAGCGCCAGCCGTTCTGGATGTACGGCCTGGAGGAGCTGCGCTGCGACCTCACCGCCTTCAAGGAGGCCGTGAAGCTGGAGGCCGAGGGCGTCCCGCAGGCACGCGACGTGCAGTACGCCGTCCTCTTCGACCGGATGTTCCGCTTCCCGGTCACCGGCGACCGCGTCAAGAACTACGACGGGCTCGGCGGCCAGCTCCTCTTCGCGTACCTCCACAAGCACGACGTGGTCCGCTGGACCGACAACCGGCTCAGGATCGACTGGGAGCGCGCTCCCCAGGTCACCAACCAGCTGTGCGGCGAGATCGAGGACCTCTACCGCGCGGGCATCGACCGCCCGAAGCTGGTCCACTGGTTCGCCGCGTACGACCTCGTGTCCAGCTACCTCGCCCCGCACCCCGGATCGCGCTGGGCCAAGGGCCCCGACGCCCTGGACACCTCGCTGCCGCCGCGCAAACTGGTCGACGAGGTGCTTCCCGACGAGTTTCCGCTCAGCATGTTCTATGAGGCGCTCTCCAAGAAGCTGAAGCACGTGATCGCCTCCACCAAGGGGATCACTGCTACCTCGGGCGCCGAGAAGGCCGCCGCGTGAGCGGCCGCCAGGAGGAGGCGAGGACCATGTCCGCACTCGATGGAGCCGTGGTCGCGGTGGCCGGAGCGGCCGGGCCCGCAGGACGCGCCACCCTGCTCAGGCTGGCGGAGGCGGGAGCCACCGTCGTGGCGTCGGACGCCGACGCCGCGCGCCTGGCCGAAGCGGTGGACGCCGCCCGGTACGCGCACGGCGGGGCCACCGTCATCGGTGACACCGTCGACCTCCTCGATCTGGACGCCGCCAGGGAGTGGGCGACGCGCACGGAGAAGGAGTTCGGCCGCATCGACGGCCTGGTGCACCTCGTGGGCGGCTGGCGCGGCAGCAAGAACTTCACCGAGACCGACCTCGCCGACTGGGACCTCCTCGAGAAGCTCCTGATCCGCACCGTGCAGCACACCTCCCTCGCCTTCGAGGGCGGCCTGCAGCGCAGCGACCGTGGGCGCTACCTGCTCATCAGCGCCGCCGGAGCCTCCAAGCCGACCGCGGGCAACGCCGCGTACTCGGCCTCGAAGGCCGCGGCGGAGGCCTGGACGCTCGCGCTCGCCGACGCCTTCCGCAAGGCGGGGGGCGAGGACGGGCCGAGTGCGGCGGCTGCGATCCTGGTGGTCAAGGCGCTGGTGCACGACGCGATGCGCGCGGAGCGGCCCAACGCGAAGTTCGCGGGCTTCACGGACGTCAAGGACCTGGCCGATGCCGTCGCCGGCGTCTGGGAGAAGCCCGCAGGAGAAGTGAACGGAAACCGCCTGTGGCTGACCGAGAAGCCGTGACCGCACGCGACACGATCGGTCGTGACCGAGAAGCCGTGAACCCGCCGAAGACCGACGCCCGCCGTCACCACGACCCGGACGTGCGCGGCTTCGCCAGTGACAATTACGCGGGCGCCCACCCGGAGGTCATGGCGGCCCTCGCGCTCGCCAACGGCGGCCACCAGATCGCGTACGGCGAGGACGACTACACCGCCAACCTCCAGCAGGTGATCCGCGGCCACTTCGGCCCCACCGCCGAGGCGTTCCCGGTGTTCAACGGCACGGGTGCCAACGTCGTCGCGCTCCAGGCGGTCGCCGACCGCTGGGGCGCGGTGATCTGCGCCGAGTCCGCGCACATCAACGTGGACGAGGGCGGCGCGCCCGAGCGCATGGCGGGCCTCAAGCTGCTCACCGTGCCCACCCCGGACGGCAAGCTCACCCCCGAGCTGATCGACAAGCAGGCGTTCGGCTGGGACGACGAGCACCGGGCCATGCCGCAGGTCGTCTCCATCGCGCAGAACACCGAACTGGGCACGCTCTACACGCCCGACGAGATCCGCGCGATCTGCGACCACGCGCATCAGCTCGGCATGAAGGTGCACCTCGACGGCTCCCGGATAGCCAACGCCGCGGCCGCCCTCGACGTCCCCATGCGGACGTTCACGAACGCCGTCGGCGTCGACATCCTGTCGCTCGGCGGCACGAAGAACGGCGCGCTGTTCGGCGAGGCCGTCGTGGTCATCAA
The window above is part of the Streptomyces venezuelae genome. Proteins encoded here:
- a CDS encoding LLM class flavin-dependent oxidoreductase — translated: MKFSVIFEAQLADPTVEREHQVIHDSVEQAVLAEEMGFDRVWAVEHHSLKWYAHMSAPEIFLTWVAARTSTIRIGHGVVCMPFNFNHPARVAERAAMLDLLSGGRLDLGAGRGGTEQETSLCGVDKERTTQEVEEALRIIGKAWEKEEFEHHGELLDIGPHPILPRPKQTPHPPLFLACSRTETLTQAAELGIGALVMGFAGPESIAGMRQAYDAAVADRTGDRFVSGVVNDHFSVLCPTIVLDDRETARQVGIRGQRFFAQSIGHWYGGAGLPDEAVVEGTDEAAEMRRAAEQVVARLHEQDIPVRPTSTATFNADHAYGTADDAIAYVERLRDAGADEIMCLIQMGTVPQAACLETLRQWGEKVIPYFRAQEAGPS
- a CDS encoding DUF6421 family protein, whose translation is MTEILVQSGIEGAVPSAAGRVVDHPAWPVLKDAVEDIRPWQSADGSIDFEADGAPAKGIAELAVDRVISAVEEISPLLPHDAAYHRALVADLRRWAETGFQVPDFLDSLLAFQPAAHREDGLQHLVVFPMYTQNGNPDRNLEAVVLRMVWPDWLADLERTRYDNPLFCGITFEDFTAGYDTNSAVLFPETIAVREAPERFSWGGIFCDREAARFRRVTEAAVDLLGLELPDDIREMVGDQDRCQQAFVLWDMVHDRTHSHGDLPFDPFMIKQRQPFWMYGLEELRCDLTAFKEAVKLEAEGVPQARDVQYAVLFDRMFRFPVTGDRVKNYDGLGGQLLFAYLHKHDVVRWTDNRLRIDWERAPQVTNQLCGEIEDLYRAGIDRPKLVHWFAAYDLVSSYLAPHPGSRWAKGPDALDTSLPPRKLVDEVLPDEFPLSMFYEALSKKLKHVIASTKGITATSGAEKAAA
- a CDS encoding SDR family oxidoreductase, which gives rise to MSALDGAVVAVAGAAGPAGRATLLRLAEAGATVVASDADAARLAEAVDAARYAHGGATVIGDTVDLLDLDAAREWATRTEKEFGRIDGLVHLVGGWRGSKNFTETDLADWDLLEKLLIRTVQHTSLAFEGGLQRSDRGRYLLISAAGASKPTAGNAAYSASKAAAEAWTLALADAFRKAGGEDGPSAAAAILVVKALVHDAMRAERPNAKFAGFTDVKDLADAVAGVWEKPAGEVNGNRLWLTEKP
- a CDS encoding alpha/beta hydrolase gives rise to the protein MRRPVLDRLDPRARPLVDALTRAFPDLGGAVTDAAEARRILAAAPASRKVPPAVGAVVDRTVPGPPGAPEIPVRLYVPDQDRHPAEPRPTVVFFHGGGYTLCGLDSHDATARALAARSGAVVVSVAYRLAPEHRFPAAVDDAYAALCWAAEESPALGGDPGAIVTAGDSSGGGLAAAVSLRARDEGGPAIASQVLLYPLLDAAQDTRSYRENAHGYFLTAAHLRWFWRQYLGADGRGAHPHASPLRAPDLRGLPPAYVLTAGCDPLRDEGLAYAARLRAAGRRVTTAHCPRMFHGFLGFPELLPDAVRALAGAAEAIESTGGGRKNSGGSGGGAG
- a CDS encoding threonine aldolase family protein translates to MNPPKTDARRHHDPDVRGFASDNYAGAHPEVMAALALANGGHQIAYGEDDYTANLQQVIRGHFGPTAEAFPVFNGTGANVVALQAVADRWGAVICAESAHINVDEGGAPERMAGLKLLTVPTPDGKLTPELIDKQAFGWDDEHRAMPQVVSIAQNTELGTLYTPDEIRAICDHAHQLGMKVHLDGSRIANAAAALDVPMRTFTNAVGVDILSLGGTKNGALFGEAVVVINQDAVRHMKHLRKMSMQLASKMRFVSVQLEALLSKDLWLRNARHANEMAQRLAEGVRSVHGVEILYPVQANAVFARLPHDVSERLQKRYRFYFWDEAAGDVRWMCAFDTREEDVDGFLAALKEEMAR